The stretch of DNA GTCACCGGGTGCGGACCGGCGTCCGCCGCAGGCTAGCGAAACCGACTGTCCAACTTGGACGTTAAGCTCAACCGGTTCGGAGCAGCGCCACATCCCGCGCGCCGTGCCTACAATCGGCGAGCAGCGCCGGACTCGACATGGAGGGGACCGCATGGCCGCCGCAGACTTCGTGCGCAAGATCCGTTCCCGGCAGCCCGCGCTCGGCTACTGGGTGACGCTGGACGCGCCCGCGGCCGTCGAAAGGCTCGCGCTGGTCGGCTACGACTACGTCTGCCTGGACGGCCAGCACGGGCTGTTCGGCTACCAGGGGCTGCTCAACGGGCTGATCGCGGTGCAAGCCGCGGGCGGGTCGGCCGGTGTGGCGCGGGTGGACTCGAACAACCCGACCTCGATCTGCCGTGCGCTGGACGCCGGGGCGGACGCGATCATCGTGCCGCTGGTCGACGACGCCGAGCAGGCCGCGTCGGCGGTGGCCGCGACCCGCTACCCGCCGAACGGCGTGCGCTCCTACGGACCGATGCGCTCGGGACTGCGGATCGGGCCGAAACCGGCGGAAGCGGACGAGAGCGTGGCCGTGCTCGCCATGGTGGAGACCGCGCGGGGCTTGGCCAACGTGGAATCGATCTGCGCCACGCCCGGGCTCGACGCCGTCTACATCGGACCGGCCGACCTGTCGCTGGCCGTCGGTGCCGCGTACCCCGGTGATCCCGCGGTGCAACGGGATTTCGACGCGGCGCTGGCCCGGATCCGCACCGCGGCCGACGCCGCGGGGATCGCGGTGGGCATGCACACCCCGGACGGCGCGACGGCCGCGCGGCGGCTGGCGGAAGGGTTCACCTTCGCCAGCGTCTCCAGCGACGTCGAGCACCTCCAGCAGGTCGCCAAGTCGCATCTGGACACGGCGTCGCGCGGCTGAGCCCGGTGGTCACAGCGCCGGAGCGGTGGACTTCGGCGGTTCGGCGTCCGAATCGCCCTGCGAGCTCTCGGCGGGCTTCGGCTGCTCCGCCTGCTTCGGCTGCGTGCTCTGCTCCGCCGCTTCCGGCTGCTGGGCTGGTTTCGCCTGCTCCGTGGAGCCCGCCTTGCTACCGCCGTCCGCCTGCGCTTGCTCCGCCCCCTGCACCGGCTCTGCGGAGTCCGATGTGGACTCCGCGTCGGTGGCTGCTCCGGTCGCCACCGGCTTCGCCCGGTTCCGCTTCGGTTCGTAGCCGAGCAAGTGATCCCGCAGCCGCAGGTGGGTGAACCGGTAGCCGCCATCCACTTTGGACAGCAAGCTGCGCTCGGCCAGCCCGCGCAGCAGCGCGTAGCGCCGCGGCGGCAGCTCGGTCAGCGCGAGCGCCCGGCCGAGCCACTCGGACACGGCGTTCTTCAAGGTGTCGAACGGGAACACGTCGCTGTGCCACACCGCGGGCGCGGACAGCCCGCCGATCAGCAGTCCCACGCCCGCCGTCAGCGCCTCCACGTCGAACGGGCGGCCCAGCAGCAGCGTCGGCAGCACGCCGACCAGCCCGGCCACCGCGACCAGCGGTGCCGAGCTGCGCAGCAAAGCAGGCGCCGGGTGCTCGAACGTCTCGTAGTGCTCCTCGGTGAACGCCCACCACACTTCGTCACGGGCCGCGGTGGCCACACCCGCGCAGATGCCCAGCACCAGCCCGATGCCGATCGACTTGACCAGTTCCCCCGGCCCGGTCCAGAACATCAGCACCCCGACGCCGATCGTGCCGAGCAGCCCGATCGTGGCGCTGTTGCCGGGCATCCTCGACCACGACTCGACCGCACCGAGGATGACCAGGAACGACACCAGCACCACTGCGATCACGCCGACCCAATTCGGAGCGTTCGCCAGCGCGGTAGTCCACGGGGAGATCAGCCCGCTCAGCGCCAGGCTCACCACCAGCCCGAACGCATAGCCGCCCAGCGCGGTGATCCAGCCCTGCGGCACGGTCCCGACCTTGCCCGCCGGGCGCAGCCAAGGCAGCGTCGCCAGGTAGTCCATGTAGAGCACGTAGCCGACCAGCACGAGCACTGCGATCAGCCCGGCGGCGGGACCGAGCAGCATCCCGGTCGCCAGCGTGGCACCGGTGGTCGCCCCGGCCAGCAGTCCCGGCAGCCCGCGCGCGAACACGTGCGCCACGGTGGTGGTGGGCAGGAACCGCGCCCAGGACACCAGAGTGGGCAACCGGGTGCGCGCGGTGAGGTCGTTGCACAGCGGGCTCGCCGAAACCCGTGCCAGGAACCGCAACGTGCGCAGCGCGCGATCCGGCGGATAGGGCAGCTCGGAGCCTCGGCCCGTGCTCAGCGCAGCCGAGAAGTACTCGTCGATCAGCTTGGCGCGCCGCTGCGCGTCGGTGCCGCGGACGGCGAGTTCGTTCGCCGGACGGTCCCGGAAAGCCAGCGCCACGACGTTGCACATCAGCGGCGTGTCCAGCAGTCCGCACAGCTCCGGGTCGCGGCGCAGCGCGGTGCGCACCCCGTCCAGCCGCGGGCCGCCGCGGGTGAAGTATTCGACGATCTGCCTGCGCGTCAACGGGTTGACCGTCACCGAGGTGTGCAGTTCCAGCGGCTCGGTCAGCGCTTCGTGGTGCTCGTCGCGGCAGCACACGACCAGTTCCGGGATGGGGAACTCGTCGCGCACCGCGTTGATCTCGCGGACGCAGCGCTGCCGGTAGTCGGCCGGCACCTCGTCGAGCCCGTCCAGCATCAGGGAGAGCTTGCCCTGCTCCAGCCAGATCCGGCCCAGCGACGGGTGGATCGTGTAGCGGCGTTCGATCTCGCGCAGCAGCCACTTCTGGAACTCGCCAGGGGGTGCGGGCCTGCGCTCGTCGGCGCGCCATCCGGACATCGCCCAGGAGCCGAGGTCGACGACCACCGGAATGGCCCGCCCGGTGTCGGCCGCGGCGCGGCGGGCCAGCGCCCGGGTCAGCTCCAGCAGCAGCGTCGTCTTGCCCGCACCCGGTCCGCCGAGCACGAGCATCGCGCCGTGCGCCTGGTCGAGGGTGGCGGCCAGGTCCGCGTCCGCGGGCAGTTTGCTCGGTTTGCCGTTGCCCGGTTGCAGCAGCCGGTCCGCCGGTCGGGCCATCGAAGGCGGCAGCTCGTCCAGCTCCAGTGACAGCCGCACGTGCTCCCCGAGCGAGCCCTTGAGCCGTTCGCGGGCGTAGTGCTCGGAATCGACTACCGAACGTGATCGATTCGCGGTGTTGTTCAGCCGCCGAGCGATGAGCGGTTTGTCCGAGTTGGTGGCGCGTTCCCACAGCGCCAGCGCCGCGGCGAAGACCACGAACGCGCCGGCCAGCGGCCACAGCAGGTCCGCCAGCGGCTGCAGCACGTCCGGAAGCCTGCCACCGGTACCGATGCTGATCGCGGTGGGCACCAGGACCAGCGTGATCGCGATGCCCGCGCCGAGCAGCAGCAGCGTTCGCACGGTGCGGGTGAGCCTGTTCGGCATGATCATCTCTCCTGCTGGTTCGATGGCCGCGTCCGCTTACCGACTATGGTGCGCCCGGGCACGGACTGTAAACGGTCCATTCCGGTTGGCGTGGCCGAGTGTGATCAGTGCCGCGCCGAGCGGAGCGATCTCGACGCAGGCGGGCGGCTCGTGCCGCCGGCGGCATCGGATTCGCGGCTGCGGTGAGCGGGCGAGCGGTCGGTGCGCTCCGGGCTGCAGCGAGCGCGTCCCCTCCGGCCCGAGCTATCCACAATGGACATGCAGCGGATTCGGTCCGGTGGGCGCCGCAACGCCCACCGGACCGCTGCCGGATGTCGTGCACCCCCAAGGCCGGCATCCGGCGCACCGCTGCGCGGTGCTCACCCGACCCCTCCGGTCGATCAGCAGGACTCCGGCTCGCGTCCGGCCAGCTTCCAGCGGTCACTTGAAACTGAGTTGATTCCTGCTGGTGAGCAGCCTAAAGTGTGCATCCACCCGGAGACAAGGGGATCAGCGCTTAGAGTGGTGCCAGCAGGAACAGGCCGAGGGATGCGGCCGGAGTGCCGCGTGGGGGTGTTCGTCGTGCCGGGCGATCAGCGCATCAGCGCGCAGCGGTTCCGGCTGCTGTGCAGGCAGCGTTCCTACACCTATCCCGAACTGGCGCGTGACCTGCGCAAGCGCGGCATCCCGGTGAGCAGGGCCGGGCTCGCGCGGCTCGGCCGCGAACCGGACCAGCCGCTGCCCTGCTACGCCGCGGAGCTCGCGCGGATCCTGAAGTCGACGGTGGGCTACCTCACCGGGCACGAACGGCAGTTCCTCGGCAAGCGGTTCCGCGATCTGTACCGGCAGCGGGGCTGTTCGCTGGCCGTGCTGGCCGGTGAGCTCTACCGCCGCTGGCACGTGAAGGTCTCCGCGCAGTACCTCCAGCAGCTCGCCTCGTGCCGCAACACCAACCCGCGCGAAGAGATCGTCGACGGGCTCGCGGTGCTGCTGGACACCACCGCGGACTACCTCACCGGGTGCGAGGACGAGCGCTGCGGCCACGACCCCGCGCTGCCGCCCGCCGGGCGGGACGAGCCGGTCCCCGCCCGGCTGATCGCCGCTCGCGGCGGGCAGGACGGTCCCTCGTCGAACGACGTGGACCGGGTGCTGCGCGCCATCGCCGAGCAGGAGCAGCGCGAGGGACCGCCGTCTCACAACGGCTGATCGCGCCGGACCTCCAGGTCGGTGAAGTGCGGCCCGTCCTCGCACAGCAGCGCGAACTTCTCGTGGATCGCGTTCGTGGCGGGCAGTTCCGAGTTGGCCATCGCGACCTCGCGGGACGGGAACTCCAGGATCTCCACGAACCGCGCGGGGTCGTGGTGATCCCGGCAGACCCGGGTGCGGGTGGCGGTGCGGGTGCCTTCGCTGGTGCTGATCCACTCGTCGAGCAGCTCGTCGACCTGCTCGGGGTGGTCGGTGCGGTACTCGATCAGCTGCACGAAACCGGTCATGAGCGGCTTCCTTCCTCGACGGAGTGCTTTAAAAGGTTTGCGTAGCGGGTCAGGTAGCGGAACCTCAGACGCCTGCTGGCTCCGGGATCTCATCCTTAAGTAGCTCCCTACTCGGCGTCTTCATAGGTCCGGGCCGCTGTCCTCGCCAGAAGACGCCTGAGAACCCGCCGGTGGTCCGGCTTAGTCCTCGACCACCGGCAAGCGGCTGACGCCGCTTATGAAACATCGCCTAGGACGGCGGCGTTGCGGTGGGCTTCGGCGACCTGCCGGAGGAACCTGATCTCCGAGGCGCGATCGTCACCGGTCGCGGACAGGTCGATCACGTGCGGCTGCGGCGGATGACCCGCGCGTTTGCGCCGCTGAGCGGTGTGCAGCCACGCGGCCACCGCAGCGGCCTCGCTCTCCGCGTGCCTGCGCACATCCGCCAGTTCCTCCGGGGTT from Saccharopolyspora sp. SCSIO 74807 encodes:
- a CDS encoding HpcH/HpaI aldolase/citrate lyase family protein; protein product: MAAADFVRKIRSRQPALGYWVTLDAPAAVERLALVGYDYVCLDGQHGLFGYQGLLNGLIAVQAAGGSAGVARVDSNNPTSICRALDAGADAIIVPLVDDAEQAASAVAATRYPPNGVRSYGPMRSGLRIGPKPAEADESVAVLAMVETARGLANVESICATPGLDAVYIGPADLSLAVGAAYPGDPAVQRDFDAALARIRTAADAAGIAVGMHTPDGATAARRLAEGFTFASVSSDVEHLQQVAKSHLDTASRG
- a CDS encoding helix-turn-helix domain-containing protein; this translates as MGVFVVPGDQRISAQRFRLLCRQRSYTYPELARDLRKRGIPVSRAGLARLGREPDQPLPCYAAELARILKSTVGYLTGHERQFLGKRFRDLYRQRGCSLAVLAGELYRRWHVKVSAQYLQQLASCRNTNPREEIVDGLAVLLDTTADYLTGCEDERCGHDPALPPAGRDEPVPARLIAARGGQDGPSSNDVDRVLRAIAEQEQREGPPSHNG